Proteins from a genomic interval of Streptomyces sp. NBC_01445:
- a CDS encoding DUF948 domain-containing protein, whose translation MSGGEVAGILVAVFWAILVSFLAVALARLAQTLRATTKLVADVTEQAVPLLADASAAVRSAQTQIDRVDAIASDVQEVTSNASALSSTVASTFGGPLVKVAAFGYGVRRAIGRKSTGASAAEAPAKPSRRTVIVGRTVPSARRSKRATRDNPNKRD comes from the coding sequence GTGTCCGGTGGAGAGGTGGCCGGGATCCTGGTGGCCGTCTTCTGGGCGATCCTGGTCTCCTTCCTCGCGGTGGCTCTGGCGAGGCTGGCCCAGACGCTCAGGGCGACCACCAAGCTCGTGGCGGATGTGACCGAGCAGGCGGTCCCGCTGCTTGCCGACGCCTCCGCGGCCGTGCGTTCCGCACAGACGCAGATCGACCGGGTCGACGCCATCGCGTCGGACGTCCAGGAGGTCACGTCGAACGCGTCGGCGCTTTCCTCCACCGTCGCCTCCACCTTCGGTGGCCCGCTCGTCAAGGTGGCCGCCTTCGGCTACGGCGTGCGCCGGGCGATCGGCCGCAAGTCCACGGGTGCCTCCGCAGCCGAAGCGCCCGCCAAGCCGTCCCGCCGCACCGTGATCGTGGGCCGCACCGTCCCGTCGGCGCGGCGCAGCAAGCGAGCCACGCGGGACAACCCGAACAAGAGGGACTGA
- the alaS gene encoding alanine--tRNA ligase — protein MESAEIRRRWLSFFEERGHKVVPSASLIADDPTLLLVPAGMVPFKPYFLGEVKPPAPRATSVQKCVRTPDIEEVGKTTRHGTFFQMCGNFSFGDYFKEGAIKYAWELLTSSVADGGYGLDPEKLWITVYLDDDEAERIWHDVVGVPKERIQRLGKKDNFWSMGVPGPCGPCSEINYDRGPEFGVEGGPAVNDERYVEIWNLVFMQYERGAGIGKEDFEILGDLPSQNIDTGLGLERLAMILQDVQNMYETDTLRVVMDKATELTGVRYGEKHDTDVSMRVVADHMRTSVMLIGDGVTPGNEGRGYVLRRIMRRAIRNMRLMGATGPVVKDLADVVIDTMGQQYPELITDRKRIETVALAEEAAFLKALKGGTNILDTAVTDTKAAGGTVLAGDKAFLLHDTWGFPIDLTLEMAAEQGLSVDEDGFRRLMKEQRERAKADAQAKKTGHANVGVYREIADAAGATDFIGYTSTEGESTIVGLLVNGVSSPAASEGDEVEVVLDRTPFYAEGGGQIGDTGRIKLDNGAVIEIRDCQKPVPGVYVHKGVVQVGQVTVGAPAQAVIDITRRRSIARAHSATHLTHQALRDALGPTAAQAGSENQPGRFRFDFGSPSAVPTAVMTDVEQKINEVLSRELDVMAEVMSIDDAKKQGAIAEFGEKYGERVRVVTIGDFSKELCGGTHVHNTAQLGLVKLLGESSIGSGVRRIEALVGVDAYNFLAREHTVVNQLTELLKGRSEELPEKVSTMLGKLKDAEKEIEKFRAEKVLQAAAGLAAGATDVHGIALVTGQVPDGTGADDLRKLVLDVRGRIQGGRPVVVALFTTVNGKPLTVIATNEAARERGLKAGDLVRTAAKTLGGGGGGKPDVAQGGGQNPAAIGDAVAAVERLVAETA, from the coding sequence ATGGAGTCGGCTGAAATCCGCCGCCGCTGGCTGAGCTTCTTCGAGGAGCGTGGCCACAAGGTCGTGCCCTCGGCGTCGCTCATCGCGGACGACCCGACTCTGCTGCTCGTCCCCGCCGGCATGGTCCCGTTCAAGCCGTACTTCCTCGGCGAGGTCAAGCCGCCCGCCCCGCGCGCCACATCGGTGCAGAAGTGCGTGCGCACACCGGACATCGAAGAGGTCGGCAAGACGACCCGCCACGGCACGTTCTTCCAGATGTGCGGCAACTTCTCCTTCGGCGACTACTTCAAGGAAGGCGCCATCAAGTACGCGTGGGAGCTGCTCACCAGCTCCGTGGCGGACGGTGGTTACGGCCTCGACCCGGAGAAGCTCTGGATCACGGTCTACCTCGATGACGACGAGGCCGAGCGCATCTGGCACGACGTCGTCGGCGTTCCCAAGGAGCGCATCCAGCGCCTGGGCAAGAAGGACAACTTCTGGTCCATGGGCGTCCCCGGCCCCTGCGGCCCGTGTTCCGAGATCAACTACGACCGCGGCCCCGAGTTCGGTGTCGAGGGCGGCCCGGCCGTCAACGACGAGCGGTACGTGGAGATCTGGAACCTGGTCTTCATGCAGTACGAGCGCGGCGCCGGCATCGGCAAGGAGGACTTCGAGATCCTCGGCGACCTGCCGTCGCAGAACATCGACACCGGTCTCGGCCTCGAGCGCCTCGCCATGATCCTGCAGGACGTACAGAACATGTACGAGACGGACACCCTGCGCGTCGTCATGGACAAGGCCACCGAACTCACCGGCGTCCGGTACGGCGAGAAGCACGACACCGACGTGTCGATGCGTGTGGTCGCCGACCACATGCGCACCTCCGTGATGCTCATCGGGGACGGCGTCACCCCCGGCAACGAGGGCCGTGGCTACGTCCTGCGCCGCATCATGCGCCGCGCCATCCGCAACATGCGCCTCATGGGTGCCACCGGTCCGGTCGTCAAGGATCTCGCCGACGTCGTGATCGACACGATGGGCCAGCAGTACCCGGAGCTCATCACCGACCGCAAGCGCATCGAGACCGTCGCCCTCGCCGAAGAGGCCGCCTTCCTCAAGGCCCTCAAGGGCGGCACGAACATCCTCGACACCGCCGTCACCGACACCAAGGCCGCGGGCGGCACGGTCCTCGCCGGCGACAAGGCGTTCCTGCTCCACGACACCTGGGGCTTCCCGATCGACCTCACCCTGGAGATGGCCGCCGAGCAGGGCCTGTCCGTGGACGAGGACGGCTTCCGGCGCCTGATGAAGGAGCAGCGGGAGCGCGCCAAGGCCGACGCCCAGGCCAAGAAGACCGGCCACGCCAACGTCGGCGTCTACCGCGAGATCGCGGACGCAGCCGGCGCCACCGACTTCATCGGCTACACGTCGACCGAGGGCGAGTCCACGATCGTCGGCCTGCTGGTCAACGGCGTCTCCTCCCCGGCCGCCTCCGAGGGCGACGAGGTCGAGGTCGTCCTCGACCGCACCCCGTTCTACGCCGAGGGCGGCGGCCAGATCGGCGACACCGGCCGCATCAAGCTGGACAACGGCGCGGTGATCGAGATCCGCGACTGCCAGAAGCCCGTCCCGGGTGTCTACGTCCACAAGGGTGTCGTCCAGGTCGGCCAGGTCACCGTCGGCGCCCCGGCCCAGGCCGTCATCGACATCACGCGCCGCCGCTCCATCGCCCGCGCCCACTCCGCCACGCACCTCACGCACCAGGCGCTGCGCGATGCCCTCGGCCCGACGGCCGCCCAGGCCGGTTCCGAGAACCAGCCGGGCCGCTTCCGCTTCGACTTCGGCTCCCCGTCCGCCGTGCCCACGGCCGTGATGACGGACGTCGAGCAGAAGATCAACGAAGTGCTCTCCCGCGAGCTGGACGTCATGGCCGAGGTCATGAGCATCGACGACGCCAAGAAGCAGGGCGCCATCGCCGAGTTCGGCGAGAAGTACGGCGAGCGTGTCCGCGTCGTCACCATCGGCGACTTCTCCAAGGAGCTGTGCGGCGGCACGCACGTGCACAACACCGCCCAGCTCGGCCTGGTGAAGCTGCTCGGCGAGTCGTCCATCGGCTCGGGCGTCCGCCGCATCGAGGCCCTCGTGGGTGTCGACGCGTACAACTTCCTCGCCCGCGAGCACACGGTCGTCAACCAGCTGACCGAGCTGCTCAAGGGCCGCTCGGAGGAGCTGCCGGAGAAGGTCTCCACGATGCTCGGCAAGCTGAAGGACGCCGAGAAGGAGATCGAGAAGTTCCGCGCGGAGAAGGTCCTCCAGGCCGCTGCCGGTCTCGCCGCCGGCGCCACCGACGTACACGGGATCGCGCTCGTCACAGGCCAGGTCCCGGACGGCACCGGCGCCGACGACCTGCGCAAGCTGGTCCTCGACGTGCGCGGCCGTATCCAGGGCGGACGCCCGGTCGTGGTGGCCCTGTTCACGACGGTCAACGGCAAGCCGCTGACGGTCATCGCCACGAACGAGGCCGCCCGTGAGCGCGGTCTGAAGGCCGGCGACCTGGTCCGCACGGCCGCCAAGACCCTCGGCGGCGGCGGTGGCGGCAAGCCGGACGTCGCCCAGGGCGGCGGCCAGAACCCGGCCGCCATCGGTGACGCCGTGGCCGCGGTCGAGCGACTCGTCGCGGAAACCGCCTGA
- a CDS encoding ATP-binding protein, with protein sequence MRRELRPADRPEGSTPPGNLPLELNRFVGRADELAELTRTFEAAHLVTVTGAGGVGKSRFAARAAAVAAGRLGCDAVRRVDLATVREPNLVEYALAAALELTDHTSRPQREVLLDHLGQRQLLLVIDGFEHLVGACASLVTELLGAAPDLRILAVGRRPLSVEGERIFPLAPLGTADAAELFADRAAALLPGFALDDGNRTEVVEVCRRLDCLPLAVELAAGRLRALSPADLLGRLDDRFRLLTGGTRGALPRHQTLRTAIGWSHELCTAQERLLWARLSVFSGQFDLDAAEYICSGDGLHAEAVLDVLSELIAQSVVIREEAGSVVRYRLLDTVRAYGADWLEVSGDTARMRRRHRDWYMGLATWCELDWFSPRQAQVAAQIGAELPNLRAALEFCLTEPGETHLGQYLAGTLWFFWAGCGRLSEGRHWLERSVGLDAESEDGDYSRSRLKALWVLGYVAILQGDTVPALAALQECRDEAERMGDATAVAYAEHRRGCLALVTDDLPRAEELLRTALAGYREIGELNSSVLMGQVELAMAVAFRGDLAAAVELCEDVRLICEDHGERWTLAYALYVLAYAEWTKGDLVRARQLLRECLVIGDTFDDLLGTVLTIELLALVTVTEGDAGEAALLQGAAGRIWPSVGLPLFGSAHYNAPHERCASDARAILGDARFESFVAAGARLEPGEAVQRALGRDAASRPAVVPGPRTAHPAPETREPAASPTVQGGETTG encoded by the coding sequence ATGCGACGCGAACTGCGCCCTGCCGACAGGCCGGAGGGTTCGACCCCGCCCGGCAACCTCCCCCTCGAGCTCAACCGCTTCGTCGGTCGGGCCGATGAACTCGCGGAGCTCACGCGAACTTTTGAGGCGGCTCACCTGGTCACCGTGACCGGCGCCGGCGGCGTCGGCAAGTCCCGCTTCGCGGCGAGAGCGGCGGCCGTGGCCGCTGGGCGCCTGGGCTGCGACGCGGTCCGGCGGGTGGACCTCGCCACGGTGCGCGAGCCGAATCTGGTCGAGTACGCGCTTGCCGCGGCCCTCGAACTGACCGACCACACGAGCCGTCCGCAGCGCGAGGTCCTTCTCGACCACCTCGGACAGCGTCAACTCCTGCTTGTCATCGACGGGTTCGAGCATCTCGTCGGCGCGTGCGCCTCGCTCGTGACCGAACTGCTCGGTGCGGCACCGGATCTACGGATCCTCGCGGTGGGGCGCAGGCCCCTGTCCGTAGAAGGGGAACGGATCTTCCCACTGGCGCCGCTCGGCACGGCGGACGCGGCGGAGCTCTTCGCCGACCGGGCCGCCGCGCTGCTGCCGGGCTTCGCCCTGGACGACGGGAACCGGACGGAGGTCGTCGAGGTGTGCCGGCGACTCGACTGTCTGCCGCTCGCGGTGGAACTGGCGGCGGGGCGACTGCGGGCACTGTCGCCCGCGGACCTGCTCGGCCGGCTCGACGACCGGTTCAGGCTGCTCACGGGCGGCACGCGCGGGGCGCTGCCGCGGCATCAGACGCTGCGGACGGCGATCGGCTGGAGCCATGAGCTGTGCACGGCGCAGGAGCGGCTGCTGTGGGCGCGGCTCTCGGTGTTCTCCGGGCAGTTCGACCTGGACGCGGCGGAGTACATCTGCAGCGGGGACGGGCTGCACGCCGAAGCGGTCCTCGATGTGCTCTCCGAGCTGATCGCGCAGTCCGTGGTGATCCGCGAGGAGGCGGGCTCCGTGGTGCGCTACCGACTGCTCGACACGGTCAGGGCGTACGGCGCGGACTGGCTGGAGGTGTCGGGCGACACCGCGCGCATGCGGCGCAGGCACCGCGACTGGTACATGGGCCTCGCCACGTGGTGCGAGCTGGACTGGTTCTCGCCGCGGCAGGCGCAGGTGGCGGCGCAGATCGGGGCGGAGCTGCCGAATCTGCGCGCCGCGCTGGAGTTCTGTCTGACGGAGCCGGGCGAGACGCACCTGGGGCAGTACCTCGCGGGCACGCTGTGGTTCTTCTGGGCGGGCTGCGGCCGCCTGTCGGAGGGGCGGCACTGGCTGGAGCGCAGCGTGGGGCTCGACGCCGAGAGTGAGGACGGCGACTACTCCCGGTCCCGGCTGAAGGCGCTGTGGGTGCTCGGCTATGTGGCGATCCTCCAGGGCGACACGGTGCCCGCGCTGGCCGCACTCCAGGAGTGCCGCGACGAGGCGGAACGTATGGGCGACGCCACGGCGGTCGCGTACGCGGAGCACCGCAGGGGCTGCCTGGCGCTGGTCACGGACGATCTGCCGCGCGCCGAGGAACTGCTGCGGACGGCCCTCGCCGGCTATCGGGAGATCGGTGAGCTGAACAGCAGCGTGCTGATGGGCCAGGTCGAGCTGGCGATGGCCGTGGCGTTCCGGGGAGATCTCGCCGCGGCGGTCGAGCTGTGCGAGGACGTGCGGCTGATCTGCGAGGACCACGGCGAGCGGTGGACGCTGGCATACGCGCTGTATGTCCTGGCGTACGCGGAGTGGACCAAGGGCGATCTGGTGCGGGCGCGGCAGCTGCTGCGCGAGTGCCTCGTCATCGGTGACACGTTCGACGACCTGCTGGGCACGGTCCTGACGATCGAGCTGCTGGCGCTCGTCACCGTGACGGAGGGGGACGCGGGTGAGGCGGCGCTGCTCCAGGGCGCCGCGGGCAGGATCTGGCCGTCCGTGGGGCTGCCGCTGTTCGGTTCGGCGCACTACAACGCGCCGCACGAGCGGTGTGCGTCGGACGCCCGGGCCATCCTCGGCGACGCGCGGTTCGAGTCGTTCGTGGCGGCCGGGGCGCGCCTGGAGCCCGGGGAGGCCGTTCAGCGGGCGCTCGGACGGGACGCCGCATCGCGGCCGGCGGTGGTGCCGGGGCCCCGTACCGCGCATCCGGCCCCGGAAACGCGCGAACCCGCCGCCTCCCCGACCGTGCAGGGCGGGGAGACGACGGGCTGA
- a CDS encoding DUF6167 family protein: protein MFRRTFWFTAGAAAGVWATTKVNRKLKKLTPESLAAQAANKAIEAGHRLKDFALDVRDGMAEREAELDDALGLNAPVDAELPAQRRFAGIENHVKNNPKYLENTTYSYNRNEDH, encoded by the coding sequence ATGTTCCGCCGTACGTTCTGGTTCACCGCGGGCGCAGCCGCCGGCGTATGGGCCACCACCAAGGTCAACCGCAAGCTGAAGAAGCTGACGCCGGAGAGCCTCGCCGCACAGGCCGCGAACAAGGCGATCGAGGCGGGCCACCGCCTCAAGGACTTCGCCCTCGACGTCCGCGACGGCATGGCCGAGCGTGAGGCCGAACTCGACGACGCACTGGGTCTCAACGCCCCCGTGGACGCCGAACTCCCCGCGCAGCGCCGCTTCGCCGGCATCGAGAACCACGTGAAGAACAACCCCAAGTACCTCGAGAACACGACGTACTCGTACAACCGGAATGAGGACCACTGA
- the mltG gene encoding endolytic transglycosylase MltG, translating into MTEYGRGPGSEPWHPEDPLYGDQGWGQQAADGQPAYGGQGQYHPQQPQQHPQAQQQPQQYGGEWGTGQHDQYGQQQYGGGQQYGGQPQGGGQQYGGQQQGGGWDTGQHGHVPYNADPVDPYGGQQQPVAYGGEQPDLYGTPDAYPPPEPPGRRGAAAEPETNWDPGPDQGEHAFFAGGGDDDGDDYDDPSDRGSRRGRGGKKPKKRRSGCACLVLTVIFAGGVGGVGYFGYQFYQDRFGSAPDYAGSGNGEPVSVDIPKGAGGYVIGQRLKDAGVIKSVDAFVAAQEQNPRGKSIQDGGYTLEKEMSAQSAVEMMLSPSSRNNLIIAEGRRNVWVYEQIDKRLGIAKGTTQKVAKKDYKKLGLPSWAMNEPNVKDPLEGFLYPSSYGVAKGGKPETVLKQMVSRATETYESYGVEKKAKSLGLDSPWQLITVASLAQAEGTSHDDFRKMAEVVYNRLKPGNAQTNGMLEFDSTYNYVKNQSKIDLSLTALRKYDNRYNTYYYKGLPPGPIGNPGEEALKGATDPTSDGWYYFISMDGKTSEFTKTNEEHQKLVDKWNASRKN; encoded by the coding sequence ATGACTGAGTATGGCCGGGGCCCGGGCTCCGAACCGTGGCACCCCGAGGACCCGTTGTACGGGGACCAGGGGTGGGGGCAGCAGGCCGCCGACGGCCAGCCTGCCTACGGCGGCCAGGGGCAGTACCACCCTCAGCAGCCGCAACAGCATCCTCAGGCCCAGCAGCAGCCGCAGCAGTACGGCGGCGAGTGGGGCACCGGTCAGCACGACCAGTACGGCCAGCAGCAGTACGGGGGCGGCCAGCAGTACGGCGGTCAGCCTCAGGGTGGCGGTCAGCAGTACGGCGGCCAGCAGCAGGGTGGCGGCTGGGACACCGGTCAGCACGGCCATGTCCCGTACAACGCCGACCCGGTGGACCCGTACGGCGGTCAGCAGCAGCCTGTCGCGTACGGCGGTGAGCAGCCGGATCTCTACGGCACCCCCGACGCGTACCCGCCGCCGGAGCCGCCCGGCCGGCGCGGGGCCGCCGCGGAGCCGGAGACGAACTGGGACCCGGGCCCCGACCAGGGTGAGCACGCGTTCTTCGCCGGTGGCGGCGATGACGACGGCGACGACTACGACGACCCGAGTGACCGGGGCAGCCGCCGCGGCCGCGGCGGCAAGAAGCCGAAGAAGCGGCGCAGCGGATGCGCCTGCCTGGTCCTCACTGTGATCTTCGCGGGCGGCGTCGGCGGTGTCGGCTATTTCGGCTATCAGTTCTATCAGGACCGTTTCGGATCGGCGCCGGATTACGCGGGGTCCGGAAACGGCGAACCCGTTTCCGTGGACATTCCCAAGGGTGCGGGCGGCTATGTCATCGGCCAGCGCCTGAAGGACGCGGGCGTCATCAAGAGTGTGGACGCCTTCGTTGCGGCGCAGGAGCAGAATCCGCGGGGCAAGTCCATTCAGGACGGCGGATATACGCTCGAGAAGGAAATGTCGGCCCAAAGCGCGGTCGAGATGATGCTCAGCCCGAGCAGCCGGAACAACCTGATCATCGCCGAGGGCCGCCGTAACGTGTGGGTCTACGAGCAGATCGACAAGCGGCTCGGTATCGCCAAGGGGACCACGCAAAAGGTCGCGAAGAAGGACTACAAGAAGCTCGGTCTGCCCTCCTGGGCCATGAACGAGCCGAATGTGAAGGACCCGCTGGAAGGGTTCCTCTACCCGTCCAGCTACGGCGTCGCCAAGGGCGGAAAGCCCGAGACGGTCCTCAAGCAGATGGTGTCGCGGGCGACCGAGACGTACGAGTCCTACGGCGTCGAGAAGAAGGCCAAGAGCCTTGGCCTCGACAGCCCGTGGCAGCTGATCACGGTGGCGAGCCTCGCCCAGGCCGAGGGCACGAGCCACGACGACTTCCGCAAGATGGCCGAGGTCGTCTACAACCGCCTCAAGCCCGGCAACGCGCAGACGAACGGAATGCTGGAGTTCGACTCCACGTACAACTACGTCAAGAACCAGAGCAAGATCGACCTGAGTCTCACCGCGCTGCGTAAGTACGACAACCGCTACAACACGTACTACTACAAGGGCCTGCCGCCGGGGCCGATCGGAAACCCGGGTGAGGAAGCTCTGAAGGGCGCCACCGACCCGACCAGCGACGGCTGGTACTACTTCATCTCGATGGACGGCAAGACCAGCGAGTTCACCAAGACGAACGAGGAACACCAGAAGCTGGTCGACAAGTGGAACGCGTCGAGGAAGAACTGA
- a CDS encoding replication-associated recombination protein A gives MEPDLFTAAAEDRQEKDPSSSPLAVRMRPRTLDEVVGQQHLLKPGSPLRRLVGESGGGPAGPSSVILWGPPGIGKTTLAYVVSKATNKRFVELSAITAGVKEVRAVIDGARRALGGHGKETVLFLDEIHRFSKAQQDSLLPAVENRWVTLIAATTENPYFSIISPLLSRSLLLTLESLTDDDLRALLRRALTEERGLGGAVTLPDEAEGHLLRIAGGDARRALTALEAGAGSALAKQEKEITLQTLEESVDRAAVKYDRDGDQHYDVASALIKSIRGSDVDAALHYLARMIEAGEDPRFIARRLMISASEDIGLADPTALPTAVAAAQAVAMIGFPEAALTLSHATIALALAPKSNSATTAIGAAMEDVRKGLAGPVPPHLRDGHYKGAAKLGHAQGYVYPHDVPGGIAAQQYAPDAVKGKRYYQPTRYGAEARYADVAERVRERLTGEQPGAAGS, from the coding sequence GTGGAGCCCGACCTGTTCACCGCCGCAGCCGAAGACCGCCAGGAAAAGGACCCGTCCAGCAGCCCCCTGGCCGTCCGGATGCGCCCGCGCACCCTCGACGAAGTCGTCGGCCAGCAGCATCTGCTGAAGCCGGGCTCACCCCTGCGCCGCCTCGTGGGGGAGAGCGGCGGCGGCCCCGCCGGGCCTTCGTCGGTGATCCTCTGGGGCCCGCCCGGCATCGGCAAGACGACCCTCGCGTACGTCGTCTCCAAGGCGACGAACAAGCGCTTCGTGGAGCTCTCCGCGATCACCGCGGGCGTCAAGGAAGTGCGGGCCGTCATCGACGGCGCCCGCAGGGCGCTCGGCGGCCACGGCAAGGAGACCGTCCTCTTCCTCGACGAGATCCACCGCTTCAGCAAGGCCCAGCAGGACTCCCTCCTGCCGGCCGTCGAGAACCGCTGGGTCACGCTCATCGCGGCGACGACCGAGAACCCGTACTTCTCGATCATCTCGCCGCTCCTGTCCCGCTCCCTGCTCCTCACCCTCGAATCCCTCACGGACGACGACCTGCGCGCACTGCTCCGGCGGGCACTCACCGAGGAGCGCGGTCTCGGCGGCGCGGTCACGCTCCCCGATGAGGCCGAGGGTCACCTGCTGCGCATCGCGGGCGGCGACGCGCGCCGGGCTCTCACCGCACTTGAGGCGGGCGCGGGTTCGGCCCTCGCCAAGCAGGAGAAGGAGATCACCCTCCAGACCCTGGAGGAGTCCGTCGACCGCGCCGCGGTCAAGTACGACCGGGACGGCGACCAGCACTACGACGTCGCGAGCGCCCTGATCAAGTCCATCCGCGGCTCTGACGTGGACGCCGCCCTGCACTATCTGGCCCGCATGATCGAGGCGGGTGAGGACCCCCGTTTCATCGCCCGCCGCCTGATGATCTCCGCGAGCGAGGACATCGGCCTCGCCGACCCGACGGCGCTGCCCACGGCCGTCGCGGCAGCCCAGGCCGTCGCGATGATCGGCTTCCCCGAGGCGGCGCTCACCCTCAGCCACGCGACGATCGCTCTGGCCCTGGCGCCGAAGTCGAACTCCGCGACGACGGCGATCGGCGCCGCCATGGAAGACGTCCGCAAGGGCCTCGCGGGCCCCGTCCCGCCCCATCTGCGCGACGGCCACTACAAGGGCGCGGCCAAGCTCGGCCACGCCCAGGGATACGTGTATCCGCACGACGTCCCCGGAGGCATCGCCGCCCAGCAGTACGCGCCGGACGCGGTCAAGGGAAAGCGCTACTACCAACCCACCCGGTACGGGGCGGAGGCCCGGTACGCGGACGTGGCCGAGCGCGTCCGTGAGCGCCTCACCGGCGAGCAGCCGGGCGCGGCGGGCAGCTGA
- a CDS encoding shikimate dehydrogenase: MSAIRRAAVLGSPIAHSLSPVLHRAAYEELGLTDWSYDRFEVDEVALPDFLAGLGPEWAGLSLTMPLKRAVIPLLDTISDTAASVEAVNTVVLTDDGHKVGDNTDIPGMVAALAERGIDKVESAAILGAGATASSALAALSRICAGEIVAYVRSDARAAEMREWGERLDVDVKIGKWSDAARAFTAPLVVATTPAGTTDALAADIPERPGTLFDVVYDPWPTQLAARWSGYGGAVVSGLDLLVHQAVLQVEQMTGRAPAPLGAMRRAGERALAG, encoded by the coding sequence ATGTCAGCAATCAGAAGGGCGGCCGTACTCGGGTCGCCCATCGCGCACTCCCTGTCCCCGGTGCTGCACCGTGCCGCCTACGAGGAATTGGGCCTGACGGACTGGTCCTACGACCGCTTCGAGGTCGACGAGGTGGCCCTGCCCGACTTCCTGGCCGGGCTCGGGCCCGAGTGGGCGGGCCTCTCGCTGACCATGCCGCTGAAGCGCGCCGTGATCCCGCTGCTCGACACGATCAGTGACACGGCCGCCTCCGTCGAGGCCGTCAACACCGTCGTCCTCACCGATGACGGGCACAAGGTCGGCGACAACACCGACATCCCCGGCATGGTCGCCGCCCTCGCCGAGCGCGGCATCGACAAGGTCGAGTCCGCCGCGATCCTGGGTGCGGGCGCCACCGCCTCCTCCGCGCTCGCCGCCCTGTCGCGGATCTGCGCCGGCGAGATCGTCGCGTACGTACGCAGCGACGCCCGCGCCGCCGAGATGCGGGAGTGGGGCGAGCGGCTCGACGTGGACGTGAAGATCGGGAAGTGGTCGGACGCGGCGCGTGCCTTCACCGCGCCGCTGGTCGTCGCCACGACGCCCGCCGGAACCACGGACGCCCTCGCCGCCGACATCCCCGAGCGGCCCGGTACCCTCTTCGACGTCGTGTACGACCCCTGGCCGACACAGCTCGCGGCCCGCTGGTCCGGGTACGGCGGAGCGGTCGTCAGCGGGCTCGACCTGCTGGTGCACCAGGCCGTCCTCCAGGTCGAGCAGATGACGGGGCGCGCCCCGGCGCCGCTCGGTGCGATGCGCCGGGCGGGGGAGCGGGCGCTCGCCGGCTGA
- the rpsD gene encoding 30S ribosomal protein S4: MTNQSRPKVKKSRALGIALTPKAVKYFEARPYPPGEHGRGRKQNSDYKVRLLEKQRLRAQYDVSERQLVRAYERAAKTQLKTGEALVIELERRLDALVLRSGIARTIYQARQMVVHGHIEVNGGKVDKPSYRVRPDDVVMVRERSREKPLFQVAREGGFAPDGEIPRYLQVNLKALAFRLDRDPNRKEIPVICDEQLVVEYYAR, encoded by the coding sequence ATGACGAACCAGTCCCGCCCCAAGGTCAAGAAGTCGCGTGCCCTCGGTATCGCGCTGACCCCGAAGGCCGTCAAGTACTTCGAGGCCCGCCCCTACCCGCCGGGCGAGCACGGCCGCGGCCGCAAGCAGAACTCGGACTACAAGGTCCGTCTGCTGGAGAAGCAGCGTCTGCGTGCGCAGTACGACGTGTCCGAGCGCCAGCTCGTCCGCGCCTACGAGCGTGCCGCCAAGACGCAGCTCAAGACCGGTGAGGCCCTGGTCATCGAGCTGGAGCGTCGTCTCGACGCCCTGGTTCTGCGTTCGGGCATCGCCCGCACGATCTACCAGGCCCGCCAGATGGTCGTTCACGGCCACATCGAGGTCAACGGTGGCAAGGTCGACAAGCCGTCGTACCGTGTCCGTCCCGACGACGTCGTGATGGTCCGCGAGCGCAGCCGCGAGAAGCCGCTGTTCCAGGTCGCGCGTGAGGGTGGCTTCGCCCCCGACGGCGAGATCCCGCGTTACCTCCAGGTCAACCTGAAGGCCCTGGCCTTCCGTCTGGACCGTGACCCGAACCGCAAGGAAATCCCCGTGATCTGCGACGAGCAGCTCGTCGTCGAGTACTACGCCCGCTGA
- the ruvX gene encoding Holliday junction resolvase RuvX produces the protein MRRGRRLAIDVGDARIGVASCDPDGILATPVETVPGRDVPAAHRRLRQLVEEYEPIEVVVGLPRSLKGGEGPAAAKVRAFTQELAAGIAPVGVRLVDERMTTVTASQGLRASGVKSKKGRSVIDQAAAVVILQQALESERASGKAPGEGVEVVI, from the coding sequence ATGCGACGCGGCCGCCGGCTCGCGATCGACGTCGGGGACGCCCGGATCGGGGTCGCCTCGTGCGACCCCGACGGGATCCTCGCCACGCCGGTGGAGACCGTGCCGGGACGCGATGTCCCGGCCGCCCACCGGCGGCTCCGGCAACTCGTGGAGGAGTACGAGCCGATCGAGGTCGTCGTCGGACTCCCTCGCTCCCTCAAGGGGGGCGAGGGTCCGGCCGCGGCCAAGGTCCGCGCGTTCACCCAGGAGCTGGCCGCCGGGATCGCCCCCGTCGGCGTGCGGCTCGTGGACGAGAGGATGACCACAGTGACGGCCAGTCAGGGGCTGCGCGCCTCGGGCGTGAAGTCCAAAAAGGGCCGGTCTGTCATCGACCAGGCGGCCGCCGTCGTCATCCTCCAACAGGCACTGGAGTCCGAACGGGCGTCAGGTAAAGCTCCGGGCGAGGGCGTCGAAGTGGTCATCTGA